The following proteins are co-located in the Methanobacterium formicicum DSM 3637 genome:
- a CDS encoding aminotransferase class V-fold PLP-dependent enzyme, with protein sequence MKTTDVRRDIPLLEDVIYLDAASTTPTPRPVVDAMCDYFYNYNANTGRGAYQMAIRATEKMDQARKKIAGFVNAYPDEIIFTKNTTESINMVARGLEFEEGDNIVVPNIEHHSNMVPWLNLRSKGVELRVVSADENGVIDPDSVERAVDENTRLISITHISNSIGSVQPVEAIAQIASETGALYLVDAAQSAGHMGVDVKKLGADFVAFPGHKGFLGPVGTGFLYCARNVQEKLQPLNLGGGTVDQVTEDNFELTGAPYCFEGGTQNIAGFIGLGAALDYLMRIGMSNVERHSRELTRFMYCEIHDLEKVTVYGSPENIYGIVSFNIDNINPHDLAKILDESRSICVRSGFHCAIPSMKHIGAYEVGGTVRASIHYYNTREEIEILAETLKEVSKFLG encoded by the coding sequence ATGAAAACAACCGATGTTCGAAGGGATATTCCCTTACTGGAAGATGTCATATATCTGGATGCTGCCAGTACCACCCCCACACCCAGACCAGTGGTGGATGCCATGTGTGATTATTTCTACAATTACAATGCCAACACGGGTCGAGGTGCTTACCAAATGGCAATCCGGGCCACTGAGAAAATGGATCAAGCACGGAAAAAGATTGCAGGATTTGTGAATGCTTATCCTGATGAGATTATTTTCACTAAAAACACCACAGAATCCATAAACATGGTTGCACGTGGTCTTGAATTTGAGGAAGGGGATAACATTGTTGTCCCTAACATTGAACACCACTCCAACATGGTGCCCTGGCTTAATCTGCGCAGTAAAGGCGTGGAATTAAGGGTGGTAAGTGCAGATGAAAACGGAGTGATTGATCCAGATTCAGTTGAAAGGGCAGTGGATGAAAACACTCGACTAATAAGTATCACCCACATCTCCAATTCCATAGGTTCAGTACAACCAGTGGAGGCAATCGCCCAGATAGCCAGTGAAACTGGAGCACTGTACCTTGTTGATGCTGCCCAGTCTGCAGGGCATATGGGAGTTGATGTGAAAAAGTTAGGGGCTGATTTTGTTGCTTTCCCGGGACATAAAGGATTTTTAGGTCCAGTTGGAACTGGGTTCCTGTACTGTGCCCGGAATGTGCAGGAAAAATTACAACCCCTTAACCTGGGCGGTGGAACAGTTGACCAGGTCACTGAAGATAATTTTGAACTCACTGGAGCCCCTTATTGCTTTGAAGGTGGCACTCAAAACATTGCAGGGTTTATTGGTCTGGGTGCGGCCCTGGACTACTTGATGAGAATTGGAATGTCCAATGTGGAGAGACACAGCCGAGAACTGACCAGGTTCATGTACTGTGAGATTCATGATCTGGAGAAGGTCACAGTTTACGGCAGTCCAGAAAATATTTATGGTATTGTTTCCTTCAATATAGATAATATAAACCCCCACGACCTGGCCAAGATACTGGACGAGAGTAGATCCATATGTGTCCGGAGTGGTTTTCACTGTGCAATACCATCAATGAAACATATAGGGGCTTATGAGGTGGGTGGAACCGTCAGGGCATCCATACATTACTACAATACTCGGGAAGAAATAGAAATATTGGCTGAGACTCTCAAAGAGGTTTCTAAATTCCTGGGATAA
- a CDS encoding UbiD family decarboxylase — translation MKEFLKTLEKDFNTLRIGEEVSVNLEAAEFLKKNPKDTIIMENIHESNMKVVSGICNTREKIARALNTDVAGITQRIMGAINNPMPISDCQSVQDIFSVSKPADLSEIPILTYYSRDGGPYITSGVIIAKDPETDVRNASIHRMLVLGKDRLTARIVPRHLYTYHQRAEALDEPLEVAIAIGMHPATLLATTTSVPITVDELEVANNFHQGEMKLIKCETVDLEVPECEILLEGKMLPHERAEEGPFVDLTDTYDVVRMEPVIELDRMHYRHDSMYHAIMPAGFEHKLLQGLPQEPRIFNAVQNTVPTVKNVALTEGGCCWLHAAISIQKQTQGDGKNVIMAALAAHPSLKHCVVVDEDVNIFNAEDIEYAIATRVKGDEDILIVPGARGSSLDPCAKPDGTTTKMGVDATKPLDKLEKFERVSFSN, via the coding sequence ATGAAAGAATTCTTAAAAACTCTTGAAAAAGACTTTAACACCCTTAGAATTGGGGAAGAGGTTTCAGTTAACCTTGAAGCTGCTGAATTTCTGAAAAAAAATCCAAAAGACACCATCATCATGGAAAATATCCATGAATCAAATATGAAGGTCGTATCGGGTATATGTAATACTCGTGAAAAGATTGCCAGAGCTCTAAACACAGATGTAGCAGGGATTACTCAGAGAATAATGGGAGCAATTAACAATCCTATGCCAATCAGTGATTGTCAAAGTGTGCAAGATATTTTCAGTGTTTCTAAACCAGCTGATCTTTCTGAAATTCCAATATTAACTTATTATTCTCGGGATGGTGGGCCTTACATCACTTCTGGGGTGATAATTGCCAAGGATCCTGAAACTGACGTTCGTAACGCTTCCATACACCGTATGCTCGTTCTGGGTAAAGACAGGCTAACTGCCAGGATCGTACCCAGACATCTTTACACTTATCATCAAAGGGCAGAAGCACTTGATGAACCTTTAGAGGTGGCTATTGCCATTGGAATGCATCCTGCCACCCTTTTAGCCACAACAACCTCTGTACCCATAACTGTGGATGAACTGGAAGTGGCCAACAATTTCCATCAGGGGGAAATGAAGCTTATAAAATGTGAAACCGTGGATCTGGAAGTTCCTGAATGTGAAATTCTCTTAGAGGGAAAGATGTTGCCTCATGAAAGAGCCGAAGAAGGACCATTTGTGGACCTGACTGATACCTATGATGTGGTGCGAATGGAACCGGTGATTGAACTAGACCGGATGCATTACCGGCACGATTCAATGTACCATGCCATAATGCCAGCTGGCTTCGAGCATAAACTCCTTCAGGGTCTTCCACAGGAGCCAAGGATTTTCAACGCAGTTCAGAACACTGTACCTACTGTGAAAAACGTGGCCCTCACTGAAGGAGGTTGTTGCTGGCTGCACGCGGCTATATCAATTCAGAAACAGACTCAGGGTGATGGGAAAAATGTTATAATGGCTGCACTGGCAGCTCACCCCTCACTTAAACACTGTGTGGTGGTTGACGAGGATGTTAACATCTTCAATGCTGAAGATATTGAGTACGCCATTGCTACTCGAGTAAAAGGTGATGAAGACATATTAATCGTTCCTGGAGCTCGGGGATCATCCCTGGACCCTTGTGCTAAACCGGATGGAACAACCACCAAGATGGGAGTGGATGCCACCAAACCACTGGACAAGCTTGAGAAATTTGAGAGGGTTAGTTTCTCTAATTAG
- a CDS encoding glycosyltransferase, which translates to MYWIILLFVLFIASVKPRSSKKPMTVSVILPAYNEEKTVDSVIKTVKALNYVDEIIVVNDGSLDATEQVAKEAGATVISHTKNRGKGAAIKTGFKNSKGDIVAFIDADLQKLAPKQVDKMIQPILNGEADVTKTKFKREAGRVTELTAKPLLSFFFPEIRFEQPLSGQFAAKRSFLSNIQLEDDYGVDVGIVLDADVMGARVKEVDIGNISHSMSSLYELNIVATEVVRTIVDRANSYGRITMIDTLGRSIRMAVLGLSLITLGFFFVFFIRIRPSYLALYLGTGIIITGIIIAAYYIIKIIRASIKTILRPDGKSRNLKSFFYMHSPLIVSALIMFAVLFTMLGSVHVDEGKISIEPAARNVIFWKQPVENQTIDIRGPYTVDSALENEFTTIRIPQDALNTLELGYGDTIIIGGQSYSLNQTIPGEDSIIRIPYNARTTLGLNVRDVIRDTDLRNYFKDLYAEKAIPLNTSNLTVTQGLVLKNTVSDAKVINLYLNNQKIGTTTGILKDGTYRIYVNGYLYETIRVDNNSTQKTFLVTKGNNVVKMEIAGDAKSGAEFPTSDKGIMFYFNFPSS; encoded by the coding sequence GTGTATTGGATTATTCTATTATTTGTCCTGTTCATCGCTTCGGTGAAACCCAGGAGTTCAAAAAAACCAATGACCGTTTCGGTCATATTACCCGCTTATAACGAGGAAAAAACCGTTGATAGCGTTATTAAAACTGTTAAAGCACTTAATTATGTTGACGAGATCATCGTGGTTAACGATGGTTCTCTGGATGCCACTGAACAAGTAGCAAAAGAAGCAGGAGCCACAGTTATAAGCCATACCAAGAATCGAGGAAAAGGTGCTGCAATAAAAACCGGGTTTAAAAACTCTAAAGGTGATATAGTAGCATTTATTGATGCTGATCTCCAGAAATTAGCCCCTAAACAGGTGGACAAGATGATCCAGCCCATCCTCAATGGTGAAGCCGATGTTACCAAGACCAAATTTAAAAGAGAAGCCGGCCGAGTTACAGAGTTAACAGCCAAACCTCTTTTAAGCTTTTTCTTCCCTGAAATCAGGTTTGAACAACCCCTGAGTGGTCAGTTTGCCGCTAAAAGATCATTCCTGAGCAACATCCAGCTGGAAGATGATTACGGTGTGGATGTGGGAATTGTACTGGACGCCGATGTAATGGGCGCACGGGTTAAAGAGGTGGATATTGGTAACATAAGCCATTCAATGTCTTCCCTATACGAACTGAACATTGTGGCCACTGAAGTGGTGCGTACCATTGTGGATCGAGCCAACAGCTACGGTAGAATAACCATGATCGACACCCTGGGAAGATCCATCAGGATGGCTGTTTTAGGCCTTTCACTGATAACATTAGGATTTTTCTTTGTGTTCTTCATCCGAATCCGCCCTTCATACTTGGCCCTGTACCTTGGAACAGGTATAATCATAACTGGAATTATAATTGCCGCTTACTATATCATTAAGATCATCAGGGCATCAATTAAAACTATTTTAAGGCCTGATGGTAAGTCCAGGAATCTTAAATCATTTTTTTACATGCATTCGCCCCTGATTGTATCCGCCCTCATTATGTTCGCGGTGCTCTTTACCATGCTGGGCTCGGTGCACGTGGATGAGGGTAAAATATCCATTGAACCTGCAGCCAGGAATGTTATATTCTGGAAACAACCCGTGGAAAACCAGACCATTGATATAAGAGGACCCTATACTGTGGATAGCGCTCTGGAAAATGAATTCACAACCATTAGAATACCACAGGATGCCTTAAATACATTGGAACTGGGGTATGGAGACACCATTATCATTGGGGGGCAGAGTTATAGTCTGAATCAGACCATTCCTGGTGAAGATAGTATAATACGGATCCCATATAATGCCCGAACCACACTGGGACTTAATGTAAGGGATGTTATCAGAGATACGGATCTGCGTAATTACTTTAAGGATCTTTACGCCGAGAAAGCAATTCCACTGAACACGTCCAATTTGACTGTTACCCAGGGTCTTGTGCTTAAAAACACGGTAAGTGATGCTAAAGTTATCAATCTGTATCTGAACAATCAGAAAATAGGCACAACCACAGGAATACTTAAAGATGGGACCTATAGGATTTATGTGAATGGTTATCTTTATGAAACTATCCGCGTGGATAATAACAGTACCCAAAAAACGTTTCTGGTGACTAAAGGGAATAATGTGGTGAAGATGGAAATTGCTGGAGATGCCAAATCCGGCGCAGAGTTCCCCACCTCCGATAAGGGAATAATGTTCTACTTCAACTTCCCCAGCAGTTGA
- the purE gene encoding 5-(carboxyamino)imidazole ribonucleotide mutase, producing MEPKVMIILGSASDFKIAEKATAILEKLGIYYDLRVASAHRTHEKVKNIVLTATKSGVEVFIGIAGLSAHLPGIMAGITHKPVIGVPVDVKVAGLDALFASVQMPLGAPVATVGIDRGDNAAILAAQIIGIGNADVRERLSSFRKDFYSKIAGDEEKLFLQMKGKYYSKINPTPDQEEVKVVNGNLEGTKNKITTHPGKVRDRNILPQVAVISGSYSDIKVAKKTTMFLDKLNITYDSAVVSPVRSPDKFENFLKRNKDAQIFIAISGLSAHVTGAVVAYTEKPVIGVPCAIKMGGMDALLSMVNMPPGVPVATMGVDAGGNAALLAAEMLGIGDSLIKRDLLRFKGNINCKR from the coding sequence ATGGAACCAAAGGTTATGATTATACTGGGTAGTGCTTCAGATTTTAAAATTGCCGAAAAAGCAACTGCAATTCTGGAAAAACTGGGAATATACTATGATCTCAGGGTGGCATCAGCGCACCGTACCCATGAAAAAGTAAAAAATATTGTTTTAACAGCAACAAAAAGTGGAGTGGAAGTTTTTATAGGAATAGCTGGGCTCTCTGCTCATCTCCCTGGCATAATGGCAGGTATTACTCATAAACCTGTTATTGGAGTCCCAGTGGATGTTAAAGTGGCCGGGCTTGATGCTCTTTTTGCCTCAGTTCAGATGCCATTGGGGGCGCCAGTGGCAACTGTGGGTATTGATCGGGGTGATAATGCTGCTATACTGGCTGCTCAAATAATAGGTATTGGAAATGCCGATGTTCGGGAACGGTTATCCTCTTTCCGCAAAGATTTTTATTCAAAGATAGCCGGAGATGAGGAAAAGCTTTTTCTCCAGATGAAGGGGAAATATTATTCTAAAATCAACCCTACTCCTGATCAGGAAGAAGTAAAAGTAGTTAATGGAAATCTGGAGGGTACAAAAAATAAGATCACAACCCATCCAGGTAAAGTTAGAGATAGGAATATCCTTCCTCAGGTGGCAGTGATATCTGGAAGTTACAGTGACATAAAAGTGGCTAAAAAGACCACTATGTTCCTTGATAAACTTAACATAACTTATGACTCGGCAGTTGTTTCACCAGTCCGGTCTCCTGATAAATTTGAGAATTTCCTCAAAAGAAATAAAGATGCCCAGATTTTCATTGCCATATCTGGCCTTTCAGCCCATGTAACCGGGGCAGTGGTAGCTTACACTGAAAAACCAGTAATAGGGGTGCCATGTGCCATTAAAATGGGGGGTATGGATGCTCTTTTATCGATGGTGAACATGCCGCCTGGAGTTCCAGTAGCCACCATGGGTGTGGATGCAGGGGGTAATGCGGCCCTGCTTGCTGCTGAAATGTTGGGTATAGGTGATTCATTGATAAAAAGAGATTTGCTTAGATTTAAAGGTAATATTAACTGTAAAAGATGA
- a CDS encoding isocitrate/isopropylmalate family dehydrogenase has product MYKIAVIPGDGIGKEVMEATLHVLEAVDVEFDYTFADAGDEYMEKTGVALPQETVEIVKASQACLFGAAGESAADVIVKLRQELELYANIRPAKSYPGTKCLFDNVDFVIVRENTEGLYIGLEEESEEGATALRVTTRKAAERICKYAFEYAKKTGRKKVTAVHKANVLKKTDGLFRETFYQVAKDYPDMELDDRYVDATAMFFITRPEMFDVIVTTNLFGDILSDEAAGLAGGLGLAPSANVGEKIGLFEPVHGSAPDHAGKGTANPSAMILSAVLMLDYLEENDAARKLENALVEVLAEGKAVTGDLGGNASTMEMAVEVRKKLEE; this is encoded by the coding sequence ATGTATAAAATAGCAGTTATACCCGGAGACGGAATTGGAAAAGAGGTTATGGAAGCAACGCTCCATGTCCTGGAAGCAGTTGATGTTGAATTTGATTACACATTCGCCGATGCTGGAGATGAGTACATGGAAAAAACAGGGGTGGCATTACCTCAAGAAACCGTGGAAATAGTCAAAGCATCTCAAGCATGTCTGTTCGGGGCTGCAGGGGAATCAGCAGCTGATGTGATCGTTAAACTGCGCCAGGAACTGGAACTGTACGCTAACATCCGACCGGCAAAATCATATCCTGGTACAAAATGTCTTTTCGATAATGTGGATTTTGTCATAGTCCGTGAAAACACAGAAGGCTTATACATTGGCCTGGAAGAGGAAAGTGAGGAAGGGGCAACTGCTCTTCGAGTTACCACCCGAAAAGCCGCCGAGAGGATATGTAAGTATGCCTTTGAATATGCTAAAAAAACAGGTAGGAAGAAGGTAACCGCAGTACACAAGGCAAACGTCCTCAAAAAAACTGATGGGCTTTTCAGGGAGACATTCTACCAAGTAGCCAAGGATTATCCAGATATGGAACTGGATGATCGTTACGTGGATGCCACTGCCATGTTCTTCATCACCCGACCAGAAATGTTCGATGTAATAGTAACCACCAACCTCTTTGGAGACATCCTGTCTGATGAAGCGGCAGGGCTGGCAGGAGGTTTGGGATTGGCCCCTTCAGCAAACGTTGGAGAAAAAATTGGATTGTTTGAACCAGTGCATGGTTCAGCACCAGATCATGCAGGTAAAGGAACTGCAAACCCATCTGCCATGATTTTATCTGCAGTGTTAATGCTGGATTACTTGGAAGAAAACGATGCAGCCCGAAAACTTGAAAATGCCCTGGTAGAAGTCCTGGCAGAAGGTAAAGCAGTAACCGGAGATCTGGGTGGTAATGCATCCACCATGGAAATGGCTGTAGAGGTCAGAAAGAAACTGGAAGAATAG
- the ribH gene encoding 6,7-dimethyl-8-ribityllumazine synthase translates to MVKVRIGAVVAEFNYDITHMMLELAKEHAKFLESEITEVITVPGVFDMPLAIKKLLEQDDIDAVVTLGAVIEGATSHDEIVVQHASRKIADLALEYDKPVGLGITGPGMTRLEAHQRIDYAKRAVEAVVKMTERLK, encoded by the coding sequence ATGGTAAAAGTAAGAATAGGTGCAGTAGTTGCAGAATTTAATTATGACATCACTCACATGATGTTAGAACTAGCTAAAGAACACGCTAAATTTTTAGAATCAGAAATAACAGAGGTAATAACTGTTCCTGGTGTTTTTGACATGCCTTTAGCTATAAAAAAGCTTTTAGAGCAGGATGATATCGATGCCGTGGTTACGTTAGGGGCGGTTATTGAAGGTGCCACTTCCCATGATGAAATCGTAGTCCAGCACGCCTCCCGTAAAATCGCAGACCTGGCCTTAGAATACGATAAACCAGTGGGGTTAGGAATCACCGGGCCTGGCATGACACGTCTTGAAGCTCATCAGAGGATAGATTATGCCAAACGTGCCGTTGAAGCCGTAGTAAAAATGACTGAACGGCTCAAATAG
- the mmp11 gene encoding methanogenesis marker protein 11, producing MEILTPQDLKDKFQDPWVAPYQKVLTMVDEDLVEIVEYHPCISGSQWMIYQYQHSSDIVLNAKRDGNKHTFLVKTGKSNLSLKPSLHAAGIEEVCVEEDEVKVVHAGLAGAGVGAAMCRGMAEGVKRVELQDIGGGSKVGRATVVTPIMEKVVIGIDDTDTKDEGATWTLAHNVGAELAKQGYEYLDHITVQLYPHNPNKTQNCVGIALVFAVKPGEKDELVQKVVKLLKKDTLSDKTAIAVLKGINIPETLRSYSEAAKKSMLTVDEAEKVAEGVGVELVEVTGSQGKIGALAALGMYNDIEEAVKVYY from the coding sequence ATGGAAATACTCACCCCACAAGACTTAAAGGATAAATTCCAGGACCCATGGGTTGCACCCTACCAGAAAGTTCTCACCATGGTAGATGAGGACCTGGTGGAAATTGTGGAATACCACCCCTGCATCAGCGGATCACAGTGGATGATCTACCAGTACCAGCACAGCAGTGATATAGTTCTAAACGCTAAAAGAGATGGTAATAAACACACATTTCTGGTGAAAACTGGTAAATCTAATTTAAGCCTTAAACCCAGTTTACATGCTGCGGGGATTGAAGAAGTCTGTGTTGAAGAAGATGAAGTTAAAGTGGTTCATGCTGGACTGGCTGGTGCCGGTGTGGGGGCAGCTATGTGCCGGGGAATGGCTGAAGGAGTCAAACGAGTAGAACTTCAGGATATTGGGGGTGGATCCAAGGTGGGAAGGGCTACTGTAGTCACACCCATAATGGAAAAAGTGGTTATTGGTATTGATGATACTGACACCAAAGATGAAGGTGCTACTTGGACCTTAGCTCATAACGTAGGTGCAGAACTTGCTAAACAGGGATATGAGTATTTGGATCACATCACGGTTCAACTTTACCCCCATAACCCCAATAAAACCCAGAATTGTGTGGGCATTGCCTTAGTATTCGCAGTAAAACCTGGTGAAAAAGATGAACTGGTTCAAAAAGTAGTGAAACTACTTAAAAAAGATACATTATCTGATAAAACTGCAATTGCAGTTCTTAAAGGCATAAATATCCCAGAAACTCTCCGTTCATACTCAGAGGCTGCTAAAAAATCCATGCTAACTGTGGATGAAGCTGAAAAAGTGGCTGAAGGTGTGGGAGTGGAACTGGTGGAAGTCACAGGTTCTCAGGGTAAAATTGGTGCATTAGCTGCTTTGGGGATGTACAATGATATTGAAGAGGCAGTAAAGGTTTATTACTGA